The window GAAAATACCTTCTACCAATTGTTTTTTTAATACTTCGTAGTAACTTCCGTTGTTACGCTCGTCTAAAGTTTCGCCGATACAAAAAATTGGCGTTAAGCCGTTAGCTAAAGCAACTTTAGTTTTTTCTGCTAATAAAGCGTCGCTTTCAGCAAAATACTGTCTGCGCTCTGAGTGACCTAAAATAACATATTCTGCACCAACAGATTTAACCATTTTGGCAGAAGTTTCGCCTGTATAAGCACCACTTTCTTTATCGCTGATATTCTGAGCGCCAATTTTAACATCATTACCACCCAATTTTGCCAGGCTGTTTAAATGGATAAATGGTGAACAGATGATTGCTAACTGATCGCCCTTGCGCTCATCTCTAACCATATTTACGATTTCACTGAATAACGAAACACCTTCGTTATAATCTAAGTTCATTTTCCAGTTACCGGCAACAATCTTTTTTCTCATTTTGTATTATTTAATGGTTGGTTGATCTTTTTCAGATCAGATTTTATATTAAAATCGTCTATACGATTCGGTTAATTCAAATACTTTTGTCAGGATGTTTTTTTCTACCTCATTAAAGGCCACATCCTTTCTTGCAAACACCTTTTCGGTTGTTTCGAACATTTTATGCAATTTATAAGCCTCGAAACCAGCAGCACCACCCCAACTAAAATCGGCAAT is drawn from Pedobacter sp. HDW13 and contains these coding sequences:
- the tpiA gene encoding triose-phosphate isomerase, with the protein product MRKKIVAGNWKMNLDYNEGVSLFSEIVNMVRDERKGDQLAIICSPFIHLNSLAKLGGNDVKIGAQNISDKESGAYTGETSAKMVKSVGAEYVILGHSERRQYFAESDALLAEKTKVALANGLTPIFCIGETLDERNNGSYYEVLKKQLVEGIFGLTEEDFKKIVIAYEPVWAIGTGLTASPEQAQDIHAFIRSEIHAKYGFNVADDTTILYGGSCNPGNAASLFAQKDIDGGLIGGASLKSRDFTDIIKALNS